Within the Enterococcus hirae ATCC 9790 genome, the region AGAAGACATTTTTTTAAGTGGTTACGGCACGTATTTGTTAAACTTAGTGGATGCAGCGATCGAAGACCATCAATATGATCCCCATCTTTTTCAATTTACACAAGCAGCATTGCAACGGATGGATCAGGGGGACGACGCGGAAATCATCACTAACATCTTTGAGGTACAATTATTGCAACGCTTTGGGATTGCACCGATTTGGACACATTGTGTGGTGTGTGGTAAAACACAAGGTAAATTTGATTATTCTTCCAAATATGGAGGCGTGCTGTGCGAAGAACATTGGTCAATGGATCACCGTCGTTATCATGCAGATCCAAGAGCTGTTTATTTCGTGCGTATGTTCTCTGCTATTTCTTATGATAAGATCACAGGGATCAATTTAAAAGACGAAACTAAAGCAACGATCAGGCAACTGATTGACCAGTTATACGAAGAATACGTAGGGATTCATCTAAAAAGTAAAAAGTTCATTGATCAAATGAAATCATGGGAACATGTCCTAAAAAAGCCTGATCCGGAAGGAGAAAGTGCTTCTGAAAACCAAAAAAATGAGTAGAATGTTCAATCAACATTCAAAACTATTTGACAAAAGCCTAACTATACGTCTATTATGGAACCTAGATAAATGAGAGTTTTGTACAAAAACTTGATTGGCTAAATAAAAGAATAAAGTACGTTGAACAAGATCAGTAAAAAATACGTAGCAAAAGCGAGTTCGGGAGGGTGTGAGCCGAATGCTGTCGGTTTTTGAAGAGGCACTTGGGAGTACTGACAATGAAGCTGCCGAAATTTTCGGAAGTAGGGTGGAACCGCGAAGTTATTCGTCCCTATGTTTGTTTAGACAAGCATAGGGACTTTTTGTTGTTTCAAATTCTCAGCAAACTATTTAGAAGTGGAAGGAGTCATTTTAAATGAGCAAAAAATTATCTGTACAAGACATGATCTTGACGTTGCAAAAATTTTGGTCATCAAATGGGTGCATGTTGATGCAAGCCTATGATACAGAAAAGGGGGCAGGTACAATGAGCCCATATACCTTTTTACGAGCAATTGGACCAGAGCCTTGGAATGCAGCATACGTAGAGCCTTCTCGTCGCCCAGCCGACGGTCGTTATGGGGAAAATCCGAACCGTCTGTATCAACATCATCAGTTCCAAGTAGTGATGAAACCATCACCTGAAAATATCCAAGAACTTTATTTAGAAAGTTTACGTTTATTGGGGATCGATCCTTTGGAACACGACATTCGGTTTGTCGAAGATAACTGGGAAAACCCTTCGATGGGCTGTGCCGGTGTTGGTTGGGAAGTTTGGCTCGATGGAATGGAAATTACACAATTCACGTATTTCCAACAAGTCGGCGGTCTGCCATGTAAACCAGTGACATCTGAAATTACTTATGGTTTGGAGCGCTTGGCATCCTACATCCAAGAAGTAGAAAGTGTCTATGATCTTGAATGGTCAGATGGCGTAAAATATGGGGAGATTTTCAAACAGCCTGAATACGAGCACTCCAAATATTCATTTGAAGTCAGTGATCAAGAACTATTATTAAGTAATTTTGATCGTTTTGAAAAAGAAGCTAAACGATGCATTGATGAAAATTTAGTTCATCCTGCCTATGATTACATTTTAAAATGCAGCCATACATTCAATCTACTAGATGCTCGTGGGGCAGTTTCTGTCACAGAACGTGCTGGTTATCTGTCACGTATCAGAAATATGGCAAAATCTGTTGCAAAGATTTTTGTGGCAGAGCGTGAAAAATTAGGATTTCCTTTATTGAATAAAAACACGGCAAATCCAGAAACGGTTAAGGAGGCTGAATAACATGGCAAAAGAGTTACTTTTAGAAATCGGGTTGGAAGAAATGCCTGCCCATGTAGTTACACCAAGCATGAAACAACTGGAACAAAAAACAGCAAAGTTTTTAGATGAACACCAATTGTCTTATGATACAATCGAAACTTTTTCAACGCCAAGACGTTTAGCGATCAAAGTAACCAATATCCCAGAACGTCAAGCAGATAGCGAAGAAGAATTAAAGGGTCCGGCTAAAAAAATCGCATTGGATTCAGATGGAAATTGGACGAAAGCCGCAGAAGGGTTTGTACGTGGTCAAGGTTTGACGACTGACGATATTACCTTTAAAGAGCTGAAGGGTGTAGAGTATGTGTACGTAACCAAATATACACATGGACAACCAGCGAAAGAAGTATTGACTGGACTTGCAGATGTCATCAAAAGTTTGACATTTCCTGTTACGATGCATTGGGCAAATTTTGACTTCGAATATATTCGTCCTATTCATTGGATTGTTGCTTTACTAGATGATGAAGTGATTCCTTTCGAGATTTTAGATGTTACAACAGATCGCACATCACGTGGTCATCGTTTCTTAGGAGAAACAGTTCGTTTCGCTCATGCCAATGAGTATGAAGAAAAATTACAAGAACAATTCGTGATAGCTGCGCCACATAAAAGAAAAGAAATGATTGTCCAACAAGCAACAGAATTAGCAGAGAAAAACCATTGGACGATCGATTTAGACGAAAAGTTATTAGAAGAAGTGAATAATTTAGTCGAATATCCCACAGTTTTTGCTGGCGATTTTGAAGAAAAATATCTGTCTGTCCCTGAAGAAGTATTGGTTACTTCAATGAAGGAGCACCAACGTTATTTTGAAGTAAGAAATGACCAAGGATTACTCTTGCCACATTTTATTTCTGCTCGAAATGGGGATCGTGTCAAACTAGAAAACGTGATCCGTGGAAATCAAAAAGTATTGACTGCTCGTTTAGAAGATGCAGAGTTTTTCTACAATGAAGATAAAAAGATTGAAATCGAGACTTTTGTTGATAAATTAAAATCAGTGACTTTCCATGAAAAAATTGGAAGCATCTACGAAAAAATGCAACGAGTACAAGTTATTGCTCGTATTTTAGGTAAATCTGTCGGCTTATCACCAGAAGAGTTAACGGATTTACAACGTGCTGCTGAAATCTATAAATTTGATTTAGTGACCAACATGGTAGGTGAGTTTCCAGAGCTTCAAGGGATCATGGGTGAAAAATATGCGCGATTACACGGCGAAACATCAGCTGTAGCAACAGCTATCAAGGAACACTATCTGCCAATTTCAAGTGAAGGTGACTTACCAGAAACCAAAATTGGTGCAGTATTAGCGATTGCAGACAAATTAGATAGTATCTTCTCTTTCTTTACAGTTGGAATGATCCCAAGTGGGTCAAATGATCCGTATGCTCTTCGTCGTCAAGCGTATGGGATTGTCCGCATCATCGAAGCAAAAAATTGGGCATTTCCATTGGTTCGTTTACAACGTGAAATCGACCAGGCAATCAATGAAGATCAAGAACGTTTTGGCGTCCAGTTATCGGATGGACAACAGGCAGTCATTGATTTTATCAAAGGACGTTTCCGTCAGTTACTAACTACAAAACAAATCCGACACGATGTGATTGATGCAGTTTTGAATGCAAAACAAAGCGATTTGACAAAAGTTTTTGCAGCAGCTCAACTGTTTAAAGAACGTTTAGATGAGGAAGAGTTTAAGCCATCGATGGAAGCATTGACTCGAGTGGTTAATTTAGCGAAGAAAGCGCAAGAAACAACGACAACAGAGATTAATCCTGCATTATTTGAAAATGAAGCTGAAACAGCACTTTATCAAGCGGTAGCAGAAATGAAAAAACAATTTGGTACACAAACGCTGAAAGAAGATTATGATCAACTTGTTGCTTTACGTCCATTGATAGAAACGTATTTTGACCAAACCATGGTCATGATAGACGATCCTGCTGTCCGTAACAATCGTTTGGCACAGCTGAAACAAATTGCTGAAATGGCACTATCAATAGCAAGCTTAGATCAGATTATCACTAAATAAATCAGGTAGCCCTCTGCCAACTTGATTTGAAACAAGCGTTATGACAAGTCTAGCTCTGAGATATAAGCCGAAGCATCCGAAAATAGTTTCTTCTATTTTTAAATGCTTCGGCTTATTTTTTGACTGATTACCGAAGTGCAGATCTTTGAACGCCGTCGATAAGATTGTGAAAGTACCAGAGTGGATGCTTTCATAACAATTACTCATCTTAGTGTAAAAAGTAAGCTTAAGGTCTTAATACCTCAGACTCTATTTATGTAGTGTATATCGTTTTTATTCATGCTATCTAGCAATAAGCGACTTTTCTTTCACGAATCAGAACAATATGACATTTTTTGGTAAAAAGAGAACAATCGGTCAGTGCTATTGAGTGAAATGCATAGTTTTTGTTATTTTTAAATCATCCTTTATTTAAAAATGAAAGTTAGGTATAATTAATATAGAAAAATTGTTATTCATGACAAGAAAAGTTTGTTATGAATGGGATAATAGTAAATAGGGTCTCAGGTAGAAATTCTTTACTTGTCTAATGAAATTAGCAAATTTCCCGTGATTTGGAAGCGATTAGATAAAGTAACGATTTATTTTTTTGGGAATAAAAAGTTTTTAAAACGATGGGATCCAGTATCTTACTCTAGATGATAATAATTATCA harbors:
- the recO gene encoding DNA repair protein RecO; its protein translation is MSQLAESKGIILSSRNYKEKDKLVKIFTESAGKLMFYVKGIHRQNQPLAPALLPFTEGIYIGTFKSEGLSFITSVKDVHSFRKIQEDIFLSGYGTYLLNLVDAAIEDHQYDPHLFQFTQAALQRMDQGDDAEIITNIFEVQLLQRFGIAPIWTHCVVCGKTQGKFDYSSKYGGVLCEEHWSMDHRRYHADPRAVYFVRMFSAISYDKITGINLKDETKATIRQLIDQLYEEYVGIHLKSKKFIDQMKSWEHVLKKPDPEGESASENQKNE
- the glyQ gene encoding glycine--tRNA ligase subunit alpha; this encodes MSKKLSVQDMILTLQKFWSSNGCMLMQAYDTEKGAGTMSPYTFLRAIGPEPWNAAYVEPSRRPADGRYGENPNRLYQHHQFQVVMKPSPENIQELYLESLRLLGIDPLEHDIRFVEDNWENPSMGCAGVGWEVWLDGMEITQFTYFQQVGGLPCKPVTSEITYGLERLASYIQEVESVYDLEWSDGVKYGEIFKQPEYEHSKYSFEVSDQELLLSNFDRFEKEAKRCIDENLVHPAYDYILKCSHTFNLLDARGAVSVTERAGYLSRIRNMAKSVAKIFVAEREKLGFPLLNKNTANPETVKEAE
- the glyS gene encoding glycine--tRNA ligase subunit beta, which encodes MAKELLLEIGLEEMPAHVVTPSMKQLEQKTAKFLDEHQLSYDTIETFSTPRRLAIKVTNIPERQADSEEELKGPAKKIALDSDGNWTKAAEGFVRGQGLTTDDITFKELKGVEYVYVTKYTHGQPAKEVLTGLADVIKSLTFPVTMHWANFDFEYIRPIHWIVALLDDEVIPFEILDVTTDRTSRGHRFLGETVRFAHANEYEEKLQEQFVIAAPHKRKEMIVQQATELAEKNHWTIDLDEKLLEEVNNLVEYPTVFAGDFEEKYLSVPEEVLVTSMKEHQRYFEVRNDQGLLLPHFISARNGDRVKLENVIRGNQKVLTARLEDAEFFYNEDKKIEIETFVDKLKSVTFHEKIGSIYEKMQRVQVIARILGKSVGLSPEELTDLQRAAEIYKFDLVTNMVGEFPELQGIMGEKYARLHGETSAVATAIKEHYLPISSEGDLPETKIGAVLAIADKLDSIFSFFTVGMIPSGSNDPYALRRQAYGIVRIIEAKNWAFPLVRLQREIDQAINEDQERFGVQLSDGQQAVIDFIKGRFRQLLTTKQIRHDVIDAVLNAKQSDLTKVFAAAQLFKERLDEEEFKPSMEALTRVVNLAKKAQETTTTEINPALFENEAETALYQAVAEMKKQFGTQTLKEDYDQLVALRPLIETYFDQTMVMIDDPAVRNNRLAQLKQIAEMALSIASLDQIITK